A section of the Corynebacterium tuberculostearicum genome encodes:
- a CDS encoding response regulator transcription factor encodes MEDTKLAKVLVVDDEPNIVELLTVSLKFQNFEVFSANSGNEALRIAREVNPDAYILDVMMPGMDGFELLGKLRQEGLDGPVLYLTAKDGVDQRIHGLTIGADDYVTKPFSLEEVITRLRVIMRRGGAAEESTNDATMSYADLTLNDDTHEVTKAGELIELSPTEFNLLRYLMQNKEVVLSKSKILDNVWHYDFGGDGNVVESYISYLRRKIDTGETQLIHTVRGVGYVLRTPRS; translated from the coding sequence ATGGAAGACACTAAACTCGCCAAGGTTCTTGTCGTCGATGACGAACCCAATATTGTGGAGCTGCTTACCGTATCGCTGAAGTTCCAGAACTTCGAGGTATTTAGCGCCAATTCCGGCAACGAGGCGCTGCGCATTGCCCGCGAGGTAAACCCAGATGCCTACATCCTGGACGTCATGATGCCGGGCATGGATGGCTTCGAGCTGCTGGGTAAGCTGCGTCAAGAAGGCCTGGACGGCCCGGTGCTCTACCTCACCGCAAAGGACGGTGTGGACCAGCGCATCCACGGCCTGACCATCGGTGCGGATGATTACGTGACGAAGCCATTTAGCCTGGAAGAAGTTATCACCCGCCTGCGCGTCATCATGCGCCGCGGCGGCGCGGCGGAAGAATCCACCAACGACGCCACCATGAGCTACGCGGATCTAACGCTCAATGATGACACCCATGAGGTCACCAAGGCCGGCGAGCTCATCGAGCTTTCGCCTACCGAGTTCAACCTCCTGCGCTACCTCATGCAAAACAAGGAAGTGGTGCTGTCCAAGTCCAAGATTCTGGACAACGTGTGGCACTACGATTTCGGCGGCGATGGCAACGTGGTCGAGTCCTATATCTCCTACCTGCGCCGCAAGATTGATACCGGCGAGACTCAGCTGATCCACACCGTGCGCGGCGTGGGTTATGTGCTGCGCACCCCGCGCTCCTAA
- the purD gene encoding phosphoribosylamine--glycine ligase: MRILVIGSGGREHALVKGLSADPKSTEIHAAPGSAAMSTLATVHPDYSQVDDADRMVELAQSIAADLVVIGPEVPLVAGVADALRAAGIAVFGPNKDAAQIEGSKAFAKDVMEAAGVKTARAEQLRPGAPEEEIEAALDRFGPQFVVKDDGLAGGKGVVVTPDRAAARAHVDAVLAAGNPVLLESFLDGPEVSLFCLVDGETVVPLLPAQDHKRAYDNDEGPNTGGMGAYTPLPWLPEDGVQRIVDEVCIPVAKEMARRGTPYSGLLYAGLAWGEEGPAVVEFNCRFGDPETQAVLSLLKSPLAEALHATATGTLSELPPLEWEDGFAVIIVMAAEGYPASPRKGDAISGAALDDPQRVLHAGTAHADGAYRTAGGRVLSVLGKGATLAEARADAYATVDGIEFAGGFVRRDIGKRAEDGEISL; this comes from the coding sequence ATGCGCATTCTCGTAATTGGTTCGGGCGGCCGTGAACACGCCCTTGTCAAGGGCCTGTCCGCCGACCCTAAGAGCACCGAAATCCACGCCGCGCCGGGCAGCGCGGCCATGTCCACCCTCGCTACCGTCCACCCGGACTACTCCCAGGTAGATGACGCTGATCGCATGGTGGAGCTCGCCCAGAGCATCGCCGCGGACCTCGTTGTCATCGGCCCTGAGGTTCCCCTCGTCGCCGGCGTGGCCGATGCCCTGCGCGCGGCCGGCATCGCGGTCTTCGGTCCCAACAAGGACGCAGCCCAGATCGAGGGCTCCAAGGCCTTTGCCAAAGACGTCATGGAAGCCGCGGGCGTCAAGACCGCTCGCGCGGAGCAGCTGCGCCCAGGTGCACCCGAGGAGGAGATTGAGGCCGCGCTCGACCGCTTCGGCCCGCAGTTCGTGGTCAAAGACGACGGCCTGGCCGGCGGCAAGGGCGTGGTGGTCACCCCGGACCGCGCCGCCGCCCGCGCCCACGTCGATGCCGTCCTCGCGGCCGGCAACCCGGTGCTGCTGGAATCCTTCCTCGACGGCCCCGAAGTCTCGCTCTTTTGCTTAGTCGATGGCGAGACCGTCGTCCCGCTGCTGCCGGCCCAGGATCACAAGCGTGCCTATGACAACGACGAGGGCCCCAATACCGGCGGCATGGGCGCCTACACCCCGCTGCCGTGGCTGCCGGAGGACGGCGTGCAGCGCATCGTGGACGAGGTCTGCATCCCTGTGGCCAAGGAGATGGCGCGCCGCGGCACCCCTTATTCCGGTCTGCTTTACGCCGGCCTGGCCTGGGGCGAAGAAGGCCCGGCCGTAGTCGAGTTCAACTGCCGCTTCGGCGATCCGGAGACCCAGGCAGTGCTTTCCCTGCTCAAGTCCCCGCTGGCTGAGGCCCTCCACGCCACAGCCACCGGCACCCTCTCCGAGCTCCCGCCGCTGGAGTGGGAGGATGGCTTCGCCGTCATCATCGTCATGGCGGCCGAGGGCTACCCGGCTTCCCCGCGCAAGGGCGATGCCATCTCTGGCGCCGCCTTGGACGATCCGCAGCGCGTCCTCCATGCCGGCACTGCCCACGCCGACGGGGCTTATCGCACCGCAGGCGGCCGCGTGCTCAGCGTGCTCGGCAAGGGTGCCACGCTTGCCGAGGCCCGCGCAGACGCCTACGCCACCGTCGACGGCATCGAGTTTGCGGGTGGCTTTGTGCGCCGGGACATCGGTAAGCGAGCAGAAGACGGTGAGATTTCTCTCTAA
- a CDS encoding MFS transporter → MSIHPPRAQDHAAAATTAAQRWSFCAVISLGLLMVGLDNSILYTALPQLSQQLHTTDTQQLWIINAYALVLSGLLLGAGTLGDRTGHRRMFLIGLAVFGGASLLAAYSPSAWTLVVGRAFLGCGAAIMMPSSLALIRLTFPDEVERNTAIGIWGSVAVIGAAAGPTVGGFFLEHFWWGSVFLLNVPVVVVAIVLTWLLAPPNAPNPLKHWDFPSSLYSLITLASLVLAIKSLAHNWPLSAAAGIVFICGALAFGRRQARLSDPLLTFDIFGSRIFSGGALTAGGAMFGLAGLELLSTQKLQLVDALSPLHAGLIISAMALSAIPTSILGGATLHRVGFLPLISGGFLLMAAGMALVVVSRGETLPLLVSALVLTGLGAGLAMSVSSTAIINAAPLHRTGMASGVEAVSYEFGTLISIALTGTLMPLLMARELPPHLAELGTDALHDPSSHAAAASAYNAGYLSTIGGLACFALLLAAITAWCFRDNPKSGDPYAATQQKERSP, encoded by the coding sequence ATGAGTATCCACCCGCCCCGCGCACAAGACCACGCCGCTGCGGCCACCACGGCCGCACAGCGGTGGTCTTTCTGCGCCGTCATCTCTCTGGGGTTACTCATGGTTGGGCTGGATAATTCCATCCTCTACACCGCATTGCCGCAGCTATCGCAGCAATTGCACACCACCGATACCCAGCAACTCTGGATTATCAACGCCTACGCGTTGGTGCTCTCCGGCCTCCTTCTTGGCGCCGGCACGCTGGGCGATCGCACCGGCCACCGGCGGATGTTCCTCATCGGCTTGGCCGTCTTCGGCGGCGCTTCCCTGCTCGCCGCTTATTCCCCCAGCGCCTGGACGCTGGTTGTAGGCCGCGCCTTCCTGGGCTGCGGCGCCGCCATCATGATGCCGTCGAGCCTAGCGCTAATCCGCCTGACCTTTCCCGATGAGGTGGAGCGCAATACGGCCATTGGCATCTGGGGTTCTGTCGCCGTCATCGGCGCGGCGGCTGGCCCCACCGTGGGCGGCTTCTTTTTGGAGCATTTCTGGTGGGGCTCGGTCTTTTTGCTCAATGTCCCGGTTGTGGTCGTGGCCATTGTGCTGACCTGGCTCCTTGCCCCGCCAAACGCTCCGAACCCCCTAAAACATTGGGACTTCCCCTCGTCCCTGTATTCCCTTATCACTCTCGCCAGCCTGGTGCTGGCCATTAAATCCCTGGCACACAATTGGCCGCTCAGCGCCGCCGCAGGCATCGTCTTCATCTGCGGCGCGCTCGCCTTTGGCCGCCGCCAGGCTCGCTTGTCAGATCCCCTGCTGACCTTCGACATCTTTGGCTCCCGCATCTTCAGCGGCGGGGCCCTAACGGCCGGCGGTGCCATGTTCGGCCTTGCCGGCCTGGAGCTGCTGAGTACCCAAAAGCTGCAGCTTGTCGACGCCCTCTCGCCCCTCCACGCCGGCCTCATCATCTCCGCCATGGCGCTCTCTGCCATCCCTACCTCCATCCTGGGTGGTGCCACCTTGCATCGCGTGGGGTTCCTCCCACTCATTAGCGGCGGATTCTTGCTCATGGCCGCCGGCATGGCCCTGGTGGTGGTGAGCCGGGGCGAGACGCTTCCCCTACTCGTCTCCGCCCTAGTGCTCACCGGCCTCGGCGCGGGCTTGGCCATGTCCGTGTCCTCCACCGCCATCATCAATGCCGCTCCCCTTCATCGCACCGGCATGGCTTCCGGAGTAGAGGCGGTTTCCTATGAATTCGGCACCCTGATCTCCATTGCACTGACCGGCACCCTCATGCCGCTGCTCATGGCCCGCGAACTTCCCCCTCACCTCGCGGAACTGGGTACCGACGCGCTGCATGACCCCTCTTCCCACGCGGCCGCCGCGAGCGCCTACAATGCCGGATATCTTTCCACCATCGGCGGCCTAGCTTGCTTCGCCTTGCTCCTAGCCGCGATAACCGCCTGGTGTTTCCGCGATAACCCGAAATCAGGAGATCCCTATGCCGCGACTCAACAAAAAGAACGCAGCCCTTGA
- a CDS encoding HIT family protein: MASVFTKIINGELPARFVYRDETCVAFLSIEPLRYGHTLVVPIEEVDKWTDLDPQTWAHLNEVALEIGGAIKTAFDTPRTGYIIAGFDVPHTHIHLFPTEKMEEYDFAKAFDADNTDDAAMDEAAARIRQHLGCNEDGVRED, encoded by the coding sequence ATGGCTTCTGTATTTACAAAGATCATTAATGGTGAACTACCCGCTCGCTTTGTCTACCGCGATGAGACCTGCGTGGCTTTCCTCTCCATCGAGCCGCTGCGTTACGGCCACACCCTGGTCGTGCCCATCGAGGAAGTAGATAAGTGGACCGACCTGGATCCACAGACCTGGGCCCACCTCAACGAGGTCGCCCTGGAAATCGGCGGCGCTATCAAGACCGCGTTTGATACCCCGCGCACCGGCTACATCATCGCCGGATTCGATGTCCCACACACCCACATCCACCTCTTCCCCACCGAGAAAATGGAAGAGTATGACTTTGCCAAGGCCTTCGACGCCGATAACACAGACGATGCCGCGATGGATGAGGCGGCCGCCCGCATCCGTCAGCACCTCGGCTGCAACGAGGACGGCGTTCGGGAGGACTAG
- the purB gene encoding adenylosuccinate lyase, which yields MAEKKKISNVLSSRYASAELSNIWSPEHKIILERKLWIAVMRAQKDLGVDIPAKAIDAYEAVVEDVNLESIAERERVTRHDVKARIEEFNALAGYEHIHKGMTSRDLTENVEQLQIHTSLEIIRDKAIAVVSRIGRHAAEYQSLVMAGRSHNVAAQATTLGKRFATAGDEMLLAIERVEDLLARYPLRGIKGPMGTSQDMLDLMGGSEDKLASLETAIADYLGFHRIFNSVGQVYPRSLDFDAISALVELGAAPSSLATTIRLMAGNETVTEGFKEGQVGSSAMPHKMNARSCERVGGLQVILRGYLTMAADLAGQQWNEGDVFCSVVRRVALPDAFFALDGQFETFLTVLDEFGAFPAMIDRELERYLPFLATTRILMAAVRAGVGRETAHEVIKENAVAVALNMRENGGEQDLVQRLAADDRLPMDESDLEAALADKHAFIGAAESQVSQVLNRINALVGEHPKAAAYTPGEIL from the coding sequence GTGGCTGAAAAGAAGAAGATTTCCAACGTCCTGTCCTCCCGCTATGCCTCCGCGGAATTGTCCAATATCTGGAGCCCGGAGCATAAAATCATCTTGGAGCGCAAGCTCTGGATCGCGGTCATGCGCGCTCAGAAGGATCTGGGCGTAGACATCCCCGCCAAGGCCATCGATGCCTACGAGGCCGTGGTAGAGGACGTGAACCTCGAGTCCATCGCAGAGCGCGAGCGCGTCACCCGCCACGATGTGAAGGCCCGCATCGAAGAATTCAATGCGCTGGCCGGCTACGAGCACATTCACAAGGGCATGACCAGCCGCGATCTCACCGAGAACGTGGAGCAGCTGCAGATCCACACCTCGCTGGAGATCATCCGCGATAAGGCCATCGCCGTGGTCTCCCGCATCGGACGTCACGCCGCCGAGTACCAGTCCTTGGTCATGGCGGGCCGCTCCCACAACGTGGCCGCGCAGGCCACCACGCTGGGCAAGCGCTTCGCTACGGCCGGCGATGAGATGCTGCTGGCCATCGAACGGGTCGAAGACCTCTTGGCACGCTACCCGCTGCGCGGCATCAAGGGCCCGATGGGCACCTCCCAGGACATGCTCGATCTCATGGGCGGCTCCGAGGACAAGCTCGCCTCCCTGGAGACGGCCATCGCGGATTACCTGGGCTTCCACCGCATCTTCAATTCCGTGGGCCAGGTCTACCCGCGCTCCCTCGACTTCGACGCCATCTCCGCCCTCGTGGAGCTCGGCGCCGCCCCGTCCTCCCTGGCCACCACCATCCGCTTGATGGCCGGCAACGAGACCGTCACCGAAGGCTTCAAGGAGGGCCAGGTTGGCTCCTCTGCTATGCCGCACAAGATGAACGCCCGCTCCTGCGAGCGCGTCGGCGGCCTGCAGGTCATCCTCCGCGGCTACCTGACCATGGCCGCGGACCTCGCTGGCCAGCAGTGGAACGAGGGCGATGTCTTCTGCTCCGTCGTTCGGCGCGTCGCGCTTCCCGATGCCTTCTTTGCCCTCGACGGCCAATTCGAAACCTTCCTCACCGTCCTCGACGAGTTCGGTGCCTTCCCGGCCATGATCGACCGCGAACTGGAGCGCTACCTGCCCTTCCTGGCCACCACCCGCATCCTTATGGCGGCCGTGCGCGCTGGTGTGGGCCGCGAGACCGCCCACGAGGTCATCAAGGAAAACGCCGTGGCCGTCGCACTCAATATGCGCGAAAACGGCGGCGAGCAGGACCTAGTCCAACGCCTCGCCGCCGATGACCGCCTGCCCATGGACGAGTCCGACCTCGAGGCCGCCTTGGCCGATAAGCACGCCTTCATCGGCGCCGCCGAGTCCCAGGTCAGCCAGGTGCTCAACCGCATCAACGCGCTAGTAGGCGAGCACCCCAAGGCCGCGGCCTATACCCCGGGCGAGATCCTTTAA
- the thrE gene encoding threonine/serine exporter ThrE, with product MSFLSAMRERLRASSGQVAIIDAAKAAPPPSPLAPVDLTDAAQVTGVMEIAARIGEILIGAGTANSDARAQVHLAASSYGLHYCHVDILMNTITIHTTIGTGEQRKNLHVFRVVPSIGVDFSKLAAVDKLIRSIHSGQMPPAMAEQRLDEIDRMPAPYKPSTVMLGWGAMGGLISMMLGGDLLVGVVAFVVSAFIMGLNAWLANYRLPPFYQNAVGGFFAVFPAAILYNVAASFGINFSPAQIIASGIIVLVAGLTLVQSLVDGITRAPVTSSARFFEALLSTGAIIAGVGVGIQLADSLGFNLPPLATLAPPVYHEIPLLVLLGGTGSAAFALACGAAWIEITMSGLTAAAGMIFYYFVVVPFGVGPVIASGLSAVVVGLAGGLMSRRWGIPPLITMIVGYTPMLPGLMLYRGMYASLNEQMITGFTNIAMALAISGALAAGVVLGERVARRLRRPQYFRPYSTFKRIGRFSFRKATHLARKAPRVPMSPFAPRVNRPELPPKLGPKPPQQHPRHEAQSHAPHTRSAADLWPEDSQWPAQPQQREKTTYTVPGTETFRAQKPEQPGAESGPERP from the coding sequence GTGTCATTTTTGTCCGCTATGCGGGAGCGCCTGCGCGCTTCCTCGGGCCAGGTAGCCATCATCGACGCGGCTAAAGCCGCACCGCCGCCATCACCACTCGCCCCGGTCGATCTGACCGACGCTGCTCAGGTCACCGGCGTTATGGAGATCGCCGCTCGCATTGGTGAAATCCTCATCGGAGCCGGCACCGCCAACTCGGATGCGCGCGCCCAGGTCCACCTGGCAGCGTCGTCGTATGGTTTGCACTACTGCCACGTAGACATCTTGATGAATACCATCACTATCCACACCACCATTGGCACCGGCGAGCAGCGCAAAAACCTGCACGTCTTCCGCGTGGTACCGAGCATTGGCGTGGATTTTTCTAAGCTCGCGGCCGTCGATAAGCTCATTCGCTCCATCCACTCCGGCCAGATGCCGCCGGCCATGGCGGAGCAGCGCCTAGACGAGATCGACCGCATGCCAGCGCCCTATAAGCCGTCCACGGTGATGCTCGGCTGGGGCGCGATGGGTGGCCTGATTTCCATGATGCTTGGCGGCGACCTGCTCGTCGGCGTGGTGGCGTTTGTGGTCTCCGCGTTCATCATGGGCTTGAACGCCTGGTTGGCCAATTACCGCCTGCCGCCCTTTTATCAGAATGCGGTCGGCGGCTTCTTCGCCGTCTTCCCGGCCGCCATTTTGTACAACGTCGCAGCCTCCTTCGGCATTAATTTCTCGCCCGCGCAGATCATTGCCTCCGGCATCATCGTGCTGGTGGCGGGGCTGACGTTGGTGCAATCGCTTGTCGACGGCATCACGCGCGCCCCCGTTACCTCCTCCGCCCGCTTCTTTGAGGCGCTGCTATCTACCGGCGCCATCATCGCCGGCGTCGGTGTGGGCATCCAGCTGGCCGATTCGCTGGGCTTTAACCTGCCGCCGCTGGCCACGCTGGCCCCACCGGTCTACCACGAAATTCCGCTTTTGGTGCTGCTCGGCGGCACCGGTTCTGCTGCCTTCGCGCTGGCCTGCGGCGCGGCCTGGATTGAGATCACCATGTCTGGCCTTACGGCCGCGGCCGGCATGATTTTCTATTACTTCGTGGTGGTGCCCTTCGGCGTCGGGCCAGTGATTGCCTCTGGTCTTTCCGCGGTGGTCGTCGGCCTGGCCGGCGGTTTGATGTCGCGCCGCTGGGGAATCCCGCCGCTTATCACCATGATCGTGGGCTATACGCCGATGCTGCCCGGCCTCATGCTCTACCGTGGCATGTACGCCTCGCTCAATGAGCAGATGATTACCGGCTTTACCAATATTGCGATGGCGCTGGCCATTTCCGGTGCACTGGCCGCCGGCGTGGTACTGGGCGAGCGCGTGGCTCGCCGCCTGCGCCGCCCGCAGTATTTCCGCCCCTACTCCACCTTTAAGCGCATCGGCCGCTTCTCCTTCCGCAAGGCCACACACTTGGCCCGCAAGGCCCCGCGCGTGCCGATGTCCCCGTTTGCCCCGCGCGTCAATCGCCCGGAGCTACCACCCAAGCTCGGCCCGAAGCCGCCGCAGCAGCACCCGCGCCACGAGGCCCAAAGCCATGCGCCACACACCCGCTCGGCCGCGGACCTGTGGCCGGAGGATTCCCAGTGGCCGGCGCAGCCGCAGCAGCGCGAGAAGACCACCTATACCGTGCCCGGCACCGAAACGTTTCGTGCCCAGAAACCGGAGCAGCCGGGCGCCGAATCCGGACCCGAGCGGCCCTAA
- a CDS encoding pyruvate dehydrogenase, with translation MARNYAEQLVDTLEKQGVERIYGLVGDSLNPIVDAVRRSSIEWIHVRNEEAAAFAAEADSLTTGKLAVCAASCGPGNTHLIQGLYDAHRNGAKVLALASHIPSRQIGSKFFQETHPEAIFQECSGYCEMVNSAEQGGVVLHHAIQSSMAGNGVSVLVIPGDVSMQDAEDDSFVESKISAGRPVVFPDPAEAAALTQAINEAKSVTLFVGAGVKDAREQVLKLAEKIKAPIGHALGGKMYIQYENPFDVGMNGLLGYGAAHEATHEADLLILLGTDFPYNDFLPDANVAQVDINGSHIGRRTKISYPVTGDVAATIENILPHVDEKKDRSFLDKMLKKHYGKLEHVVEAYTSNVDKHTPIHPEYVADLIDKNADEDAIFTVDTGMCNVWGARYITANGKREQIGSFRHGTMANALPQALGAQAANPGRQVITFSGDGGLSMLMGELLTVKLHNLPIKMFVFNNSSLGMVKLEMLVQGLPEHETDHDSVNFAKIAEASGIKHFRIEDPKDAPEQIKKALAYNGPALIDVVTDPNALSLPPTLTIEQLMGFSKAATRTVLDGGVGQMITMAKSNLRNIPRPQDF, from the coding sequence ATGGCACGTAACTATGCAGAACAGCTAGTTGACACCCTGGAAAAGCAGGGTGTCGAGCGCATTTATGGCCTCGTCGGTGACTCCCTGAACCCGATCGTGGATGCCGTTCGTCGCTCCTCCATCGAGTGGATTCACGTCCGCAACGAGGAAGCAGCAGCCTTCGCTGCCGAGGCAGACTCCCTGACCACCGGCAAGCTGGCTGTATGTGCTGCATCCTGCGGCCCGGGCAATACCCACCTGATTCAGGGCCTGTACGACGCCCACCGCAACGGCGCCAAGGTGCTGGCACTGGCTTCCCACATCCCATCTCGCCAGATCGGCTCCAAGTTCTTCCAGGAGACCCACCCAGAGGCAATCTTCCAGGAGTGCTCTGGCTACTGCGAGATGGTCAACTCCGCTGAGCAGGGCGGCGTTGTCCTGCACCACGCCATCCAGTCCAGCATGGCCGGCAATGGCGTATCCGTCCTCGTTATCCCGGGTGACGTTTCCATGCAGGACGCTGAGGATGACTCCTTCGTCGAGTCCAAGATCTCTGCTGGCCGCCCGGTCGTCTTCCCGGATCCGGCCGAGGCTGCTGCCCTGACCCAGGCCATCAACGAGGCTAAGTCCGTCACCCTCTTCGTTGGCGCCGGCGTCAAGGATGCCCGCGAGCAGGTGCTCAAGCTGGCCGAGAAGATCAAGGCTCCCATCGGCCACGCCCTGGGTGGCAAGATGTACATCCAGTACGAGAACCCGTTCGACGTAGGCATGAACGGCCTGCTGGGCTACGGTGCGGCACACGAGGCCACCCACGAGGCTGACCTGCTCATCCTGCTGGGTACCGACTTCCCGTACAACGACTTCCTGCCGGATGCCAACGTGGCACAGGTGGACATCAACGGCTCCCACATCGGCCGCCGCACCAAGATTTCCTACCCGGTCACCGGTGACGTAGCCGCCACCATCGAGAACATCTTGCCGCACGTGGATGAGAAGAAGGATCGCTCCTTCTTGGACAAGATGCTCAAGAAGCACTACGGCAAGCTGGAGCACGTCGTTGAGGCTTATACCTCCAACGTGGACAAGCACACCCCGATCCACCCGGAGTACGTTGCTGACCTCATTGACAAGAATGCCGATGAGGATGCCATCTTCACCGTCGATACCGGCATGTGCAACGTATGGGGCGCTCGCTACATCACCGCCAACGGCAAGCGCGAGCAGATCGGCTCCTTCCGCCACGGCACCATGGCCAACGCCCTGCCGCAGGCACTGGGTGCACAGGCCGCTAACCCGGGCCGCCAGGTCATCACCTTCTCCGGTGACGGCGGACTGTCCATGCTGATGGGTGAGCTGCTCACCGTGAAGCTGCACAACCTGCCTATCAAGATGTTCGTGTTCAACAACTCTTCCCTGGGCATGGTCAAGCTGGAGATGCTGGTGCAGGGTCTGCCGGAGCACGAGACCGACCACGATTCCGTCAACTTTGCCAAGATTGCAGAGGCTTCCGGCATCAAGCACTTCCGCATTGAGGATCCGAAGGACGCACCGGAGCAGATCAAGAAGGCGCTGGCTTATAACGGCCCGGCTCTTATCGACGTCGTTACTGACCCCAACGCCCTCTCCCTGCCACCGACGCTGACCATCGAGCAGCTCATGGGCTTCTCCAAGGCTGCAACCCGCACCGTTCTGGACGGTGGCGTTGGCCAGATGATCACCATGGCAAAGTCCAACCTGCGCAACATCCCGCGCCCGCAGGACTTCTAA
- a CDS encoding TetR/AcrR family transcriptional regulator has protein sequence MPRLNKKNAALEAALDIIAAEDVSGLTYDSLAQATGMSKSGLIYHFPTRHDLLVDCHGFCAARWEAELEKLAGGHPASELSWAERSRALVLSMGKNDPLIKLLMCVHSQTHPDFSAQWAEVDARWMVDPSAAETDEDNLLIMLLSTGLWVHDHLNQRKLSPANRQRMVDRLFRLIDAPSKTTEG, from the coding sequence ATGCCGCGACTCAACAAAAAGAACGCAGCCCTTGAAGCTGCGCTCGACATCATCGCCGCCGAGGATGTCTCTGGCTTGACCTACGACTCCCTGGCGCAAGCAACCGGCATGTCCAAGTCCGGACTCATTTATCACTTCCCTACCCGCCACGACCTGCTCGTAGACTGCCATGGATTTTGCGCCGCACGCTGGGAAGCAGAACTCGAGAAGCTGGCCGGCGGCCACCCGGCAAGCGAGCTCAGCTGGGCCGAGCGCTCCCGTGCGCTCGTGTTGTCAATGGGCAAGAACGACCCGCTCATCAAGCTTTTGATGTGCGTGCATTCCCAGACCCACCCGGATTTTTCCGCCCAGTGGGCCGAGGTGGATGCGCGCTGGATGGTCGATCCTTCCGCCGCCGAGACGGACGAGGATAATCTGCTAATCATGCTGCTGAGTACCGGACTGTGGGTGCACGATCACCTCAACCAGCGCAAGCTATCCCCCGCCAATCGCCAGCGCATGGTCGACCGGCTTTTTCGGCTTATCGACGCCCCCTCAAAAACCACCGAAGGCTAG
- a CDS encoding sensor histidine kinase: MEDSQETQDQAPAPAAARPQSMWHEGLGQGEGEGNSSKRRMFSQIPQAMPLRTWLVILLVVVSGLGITGSSFAVNSIMRNVLFNNVDDELRSASTTWARDISNDFFIGDHTKRPPTEYVVLNYLPDGTIRYSGPSSTTPNAENIPLGGYPTTVGSIENNTKWRALAFVDSNDVITVIAKDMTHEKEILHGLAMVQVTIAAIALAAIAAVGFWFIRRALRPLRVVEKTASEIAAGDLDKRVPKWPLHTEVGQLAAALNIMLGQLQRSVVRAQEKEEQMRRFVGDASHELRTPLTSLRGYTELYRSGATKDVDLVFSKIDDESKRMSLLVEDLLALTRAEGTRLDLHPVDLLELALSVGSSARAAFPGREIKVANDAKSIPVVNGDASRLHQVLLNLVTNGIRHGGDEATVTLRLRREADDVLVDVSDDGKGMSQEDAAHIFERFYRADTSRTRDTGGSGLGLAIVHSLVEQHDGSISVDSELGRGTTFTVRLPALADAPSEP, encoded by the coding sequence ATGGAAGATTCACAGGAGACCCAGGACCAGGCGCCTGCGCCGGCGGCGGCGCGCCCGCAGTCCATGTGGCATGAGGGCCTGGGGCAAGGCGAAGGGGAGGGAAATTCCTCCAAGCGGCGGATGTTTTCCCAGATTCCGCAGGCCATGCCGCTGCGGACGTGGCTGGTCATCCTCCTCGTCGTGGTCTCCGGGCTCGGCATTACGGGCTCGTCCTTTGCGGTGAATTCCATCATGCGCAACGTGCTCTTCAATAACGTCGATGATGAGCTGCGCTCCGCGTCGACCACATGGGCGCGCGATATCAGCAATGACTTTTTCATCGGCGATCACACCAAGCGCCCGCCTACCGAATACGTGGTGCTGAACTACCTTCCCGATGGCACCATTCGCTACTCGGGGCCATCCTCGACCACCCCGAATGCGGAGAATATCCCGCTCGGTGGATATCCCACCACCGTGGGTTCCATCGAAAACAACACCAAGTGGCGCGCGCTCGCCTTCGTGGATTCCAATGACGTCATCACGGTCATTGCCAAGGATATGACCCATGAGAAGGAAATCCTGCACGGCCTAGCCATGGTCCAAGTGACCATTGCCGCCATCGCCCTGGCCGCCATTGCGGCCGTAGGTTTCTGGTTTATCCGCAGGGCGTTGCGGCCGCTGCGGGTGGTGGAAAAGACGGCGTCGGAAATCGCGGCAGGCGACCTAGACAAGCGCGTTCCCAAATGGCCGCTGCACACCGAGGTGGGCCAGTTGGCCGCCGCGCTCAATATCATGCTGGGACAGCTGCAGCGCTCCGTCGTGCGCGCGCAGGAAAAAGAGGAACAGATGCGCCGCTTCGTCGGCGATGCCTCGCATGAGCTGCGCACGCCGCTGACCAGCCTGCGCGGCTACACCGAGCTCTATCGCTCCGGCGCCACCAAGGACGTGGATCTGGTCTTTTCCAAGATCGATGATGAGTCCAAGCGCATGTCCCTGCTGGTGGAGGACCTGTTGGCCCTTACCCGCGCCGAGGGTACGCGCCTAGACCTGCACCCCGTAGACCTGTTAGAGCTGGCCCTGTCTGTGGGCTCGTCCGCGCGTGCGGCCTTCCCCGGCCGCGAGATTAAGGTGGCCAATGACGCCAAGTCCATCCCGGTGGTCAATGGCGATGCCAGCCGCCTGCACCAGGTGCTGCTCAACCTGGTGACCAACGGCATCCGCCACGGCGGCGATGAGGCCACGGTGACGCTGCGCCTGCGCCGCGAGGCCGATGATGTGCTGGTCGATGTCAGCGATGACGGCAAGGGCATGTCCCAGGAAGATGCGGCGCATATCTTCGAGCGCTTCTACCGCGCGGATACCTCGCGCACCCGCGATACCGGCGGCTCCGGCTTGGGCTTGGCCATCGTCCACTCCCTAGTGGAGCAGCACGATGGCAGCATTAGCGTCGACTCCGAGCTCGGCCGCGGCACCACCTTTACGGTGCGCCTGCCCGCGCTTGCCGACGCCCCCTCTGAGCCCTAG